A single Pyxicephalus adspersus chromosome 8, UCB_Pads_2.0, whole genome shotgun sequence DNA region contains:
- the KBTBD12 gene encoding kelch repeat and BTB domain-containing protein 12 isoform X2 has product MESEMTSKKKHQHGSNLLEHINRMRESSELIDIVLVAEGHRFPCHRVVLASFSPYFRAMFTCGLVECNQTEVTLHDITAGSVSIILEYMYTSQLYINNLTVQGLATAAYFMQMDDIFRMCQNYMMDHMDASNCLGVYYFAKQISADDLETRSKKYLYQHFTEVGLHEEILEVDFHQLMTMIMSDDLNVSREESILDLVLRWVNHDKNVRSEHLIDLLKQVRLQLVNPSFLREARKRNTLLLCNALCYDMVEQALETIEKSTQVSLSLRYGMETTSLLLCLGNNASGIRSKYGNYGEASFCFAPTTRRICYIPSPKQGEALGLVSAGVVTENNDIILAGEATAVRLARQKERRVELCRYHNRGSYCWEKLCSADYRELYALGSAHNDLYLIGGQMKHKNRYVVTNCVDKYLAENGSWRSVSPLPIPLACHAVVTLNNKLYVMGGWTPQCCPCSASGCWQLFLCNVMKSHIALVKAMTSELEPRICPLNSPIMSAFRVLQKPKKGNIQIQLWVTRVQYIDVLLSSYICNLFFLSSIFYYILMFSAVLSTLLL; this is encoded by the exons ATGGAGTCGGAAATGACCAGTAAAAAGAAGCACCAACATGGCAGTAACCTCCTTGAACATATCAACAGGATGCGTGAGTCCTCCGAGCTCATTGATATTGTGCTGGTGGCAGAAGGACACAGATTTCCATGTCATCGGGTCGTATTGGCTTCCTTCAGCCCTTATTTTAGGGCGATGTTCACCTGCGGCTTGGTGGAATGTAACCAGACTGAGGTCACCCTTCATGATATCACTGCTGGCAGTGTCTCTATTATCTTAGAATACATGTATACCTCCCAACTCTACATAAACAATCTTACTGTCCAAGGGTTGGCCACTGCAGCCTACTTCATGCAGATGGATGACATTTTCAGGATGTGCCAAAACTACATGATGGACCACATGGATGCCTCAAACTGCCTTGGAGTGTATTACTTTGCTAAGCAGATCAGTGCAGATGACTTAGAGACAAGGTCCAAGAAATATTTATACCAGCATTTTACTGAGGTAGGCCTACACGAGGAGATACTAGAGGTTGACTTTCATCAGCTGATGACCATGATCATGTCTGATGACCTCAATGTTTCTCGCGAGGAGAGCATCTTGGATCTCGTTCTGCGATGGGTAAACCATGACAAAAACGTACGATCTGAGCACCTTATAGATCTCCTAAAACAAGTTCGATTACAGCTCGTCAATCCATCTTTTCTTCGAGAAGCTAGGAAGAGGAACACCTTGCTCTTGTGCAATGCTCTGTGCTATGATATGGTGGAACAGGCTTTGGAAACCATTGAAAAATCAACCCAGGTTTCTTTGAGTCTTCGGTATGGAATGGAGACCACAAGCCTTCTTCTTTGCCTGGGTAACAATGCCTCAGGGATCAGGTCAAAATATGGAAATTATGGGGAAGCTAGCTTCTGTTTTGCTCCAACAACAAGAAGGATCTGTTACATTCCCTCACCAAAACAAGGAGAGGCTTTGGGCTTGGTCTCCGCTGGAGTGGTCACTGAAAACAATGATATAATTTTGGCCGGTGAAGCAACAGCTGTTAGACTAGCCAGACAGAAGGAAAGGCGCGTTGAACTTTGCAG GTATCACAACCGAGGCAGTTACTGCTGGGAAAAGCTGTGCAGCGCAGATTACAGAGAATTGTACGCTCTCGGCAGTGCTCACAATGACCTCTATTTGATCGGAGGACAAATGAAGCACAAAAACCGATATGTCGTCACCAACTGTGTAGACAAATACTTGGCTGAGAACGGAAGCTGGAGAAGCGTGTCACCATTGCCGATTCCTTTGGCTTGCCATGCTGTGGTCACCCTCAACAACAAGCTTTATGTCATGGGCGGCTGGACCCCACAG TGTTGTCCTTGCAGCGCCTCTGGATGTTGGCAACTGTTTCTGTGTAATGTAATGAAAAGCCACATTGCACTGGTAAAAGCAATGACTTCTGAGCTGGAACCCAGAATTTGCCCGTTGAACAGCCCCATTATGAGTGCTTTCAGGGTGCTCCAAAAACCTAAAAAGGGAAATATACAGATTCAACTCTGGGTGACAAGAGTTCAATATATAGATGTGTTGCTATCTTCTTATATCTGCAATCTGTTTTTCTTAtccagcattttttattatattttaatgttttctgctgTTCTTTCAACCCTTCTCCTCTGA